In Leucoraja erinacea ecotype New England unplaced genomic scaffold, Leri_hhj_1 Leri_185S, whole genome shotgun sequence, a single window of DNA contains:
- the LOC129716197 gene encoding uncharacterized protein LOC129716197 isoform X1 has product MSGKLIQCDACSMWEVKDTAGASGCYKCEKCIQVELLKGRVGELEKQVDDLRFVRETESFLDKSYSTIVTPKVLEERRWETVRKGGKHGMPTSPGDVPLVNRFIRLEGVGTEDVSGGQACDANRAVEPKPKRPKAGKAIVVGDSIVRGTDRGFCGNRRDARMVCCLPGARIQDVTDRVQKILKGEGEHPEVVVHVGTNDVGKKGMNILQRDFRELGKMLKSRTSRVVISGLLPVPRAGESRNREIRDLNVWLRIWCTGQGFRFLDHWDLFWGKGDCTKGTDCILTGVGPAFWQAGLPLLHGWL; this is encoded by the coding sequence atgtcaggcaagctgattcagtgcgatgcttgcagtatgtgggaggtcaaggacaccgctggtgcctctggctgctacaaatgcgaaaaatgcatccaggtagagctcctgaagggccgtgttggggaactggagaagcaagtggatgacctccggttcgtacgagaaacggagtcgttcctcgacaagtcctacagtacgattgttacacctaaggtactggaagagagaaggtgggagacagtgagaaagggagggaagcatggaatgccaacgtccccgggtgatgtacctcttgtaaacaggttcatccgcttagaaggtgttgggacagaagacgtgagcggcggacaggcctgtgatgcgaatagggctgttgagccaaaaccaaaaaggcctaaggcaggcaaggccattgtagtgggagactccatcgtgagaggtacggacaggggtttctgcggcaacagacgggatgcgaggatggtgtgctgccttcccggtgccaggatccaggatgtcacggacagagtgcagaaaatcctcaagggcgaaggtgaacatccggaagtggtagtgcatgtcggcacaaacgatgtcggaaagaaggggatgaatattctgcaacgtgactttagagagctcggaaaaatgttgaaaagcaggacctccagggttgttatctccggtttgcttccagttccccgtgctggcgagagcaggaacagggagatacgggacctgaacgtgtggctgaggatctggtgcacggggcagggatttagattcttagatcactgggatctgttttggggtaagggggactgtacaaaagggacggattgcatcttaacaggtgtgggaccagcattctggcaggcaggtttgccactgctacacgggtggctttaa